A DNA window from Paenibacillus sp. HWE-109 contains the following coding sequences:
- a CDS encoding DUF6470 family protein codes for MPIPQIQMHLQNARLGIDADIGVQDIKQPKATFEITTQSPRLEIHSEKSKLYIDSSKAWDALGHGPALQTFSKIYSRAHDVALQGIAKIVEDGNRLAAIHHGGNAIAEIAKEKGAEFFEFEFMGEASIDNVDLNYDPGSIDIQVEEGKVNINSHPNAPEINYTRGKLDIYMIQYPKVEIIPPQIDVKG; via the coding sequence ATGCCTATTCCACAAATACAAATGCATTTACAAAATGCTCGGTTAGGTATTGATGCCGACATTGGTGTTCAGGATATCAAACAGCCCAAAGCTACCTTTGAAATCACAACACAGAGTCCGCGGCTTGAAATACATTCCGAAAAAAGTAAGCTTTATATTGACTCTAGTAAAGCATGGGACGCACTTGGACATGGGCCTGCTCTCCAAACGTTTAGTAAAATCTACTCAAGAGCTCATGATGTAGCCCTGCAAGGAATTGCTAAAATAGTGGAAGACGGCAATCGTTTAGCGGCAATTCACCATGGTGGAAATGCAATCGCGGAGATTGCGAAAGAAAAAGGTGCTGAATTTTTCGAGTTTGAATTTATGGGGGAAGCCTCCATTGATAATGTAGATCTGAACTATGATCCTGGTAGTATAGATATTCAGGTTGAGGAAGGGAAAGTGAATATAAACTCACATCCTAATGCTCCGGAAATTAATTACACACGAGGAAAACTTGATATCTACATGATTCAGTATCCAAAAGTCGAGATCATTCCTCCACAAATTGATGTCAAAGGGTAA
- the fliW gene encoding flagellar assembly protein FliW — protein sequence MSQLLHEKIIYFKGSILGFEEYDEFSISLIEENSAYAYLQSLQDESIAFLVIAPFVFFPDYSFEIDEKDKQWLDLTIEEDLLVFNTVTIKEPFTESTVNLLAPLVINIANGKARQIVLPPKSNYGTAVLLINQASEESGE from the coding sequence ATGTCTCAACTATTACATGAAAAAATTATCTATTTTAAGGGAAGTATTCTAGGTTTCGAGGAATATGATGAATTTTCAATATCTCTTATAGAAGAAAACAGCGCATATGCTTATTTACAAAGTTTACAGGATGAAAGTATTGCCTTTCTAGTCATTGCGCCGTTCGTTTTCTTTCCAGATTATTCTTTTGAAATTGACGAGAAGGATAAACAGTGGCTTGACCTTACAATTGAGGAAGATTTGCTTGTTTTTAACACCGTCACAATTAAAGAGCCTTTCACAGAGTCCACTGTAAATCTACTTGCTCCCTTAGTTATAAATATAGCGAATGGAAAAGCCCGGCAAATCGTACTGCCTCCTAAGTCTAACTACGGGACTGCAGTTCTCCTTATTAACCAAGCATCTGAAGAAAGCGGTGAGTAG
- the csrA gene encoding carbon storage regulator CsrA — protein sequence MLILTRKKGQSIIINNNIEIIISAIDGDQVKIGINAPVDVNILRKEVYDAVQQSNKEAISGKIALEDLNKLRNHKK from the coding sequence GTGCTTATTCTAACAAGAAAAAAAGGCCAATCGATTATTATTAATAATAATATTGAAATAATAATCTCAGCTATTGATGGCGACCAAGTGAAGATTGGCATTAATGCGCCGGTAGATGTTAATATATTGCGCAAGGAAGTATATGATGCTGTGCAGCAAAGTAATAAAGAAGCTATTAGTGGGAAAATCGCTTTAGAAGACTTAAACAAACTTAGAAACCATAAAAAATAA
- a CDS encoding flagellin N-terminal helical domain-containing protein gives MIINHNLAALNTYNKLTINNAGAGKSMEKLSSGMRINRAGDDAAGLAISEKMRAQIRGLDQASRNSQDGISLIQTAEGALSETHSILQRMRELAVQSNNDTYTTSDRQKLGSEVVQLQNEINRIASQTEFNTKKLLNSGISVTFQVGANSGQTIGMSINKMVVTALIGAKIGSTFSSATFSSVIANINSGINTVSKERANLGAYQNRLEHTINNLNTSSENLTAAESRIRDVDMAKEMMNFTKNNILSQAAQAMLAQANQAPQGVLQLLR, from the coding sequence ATGATTATCAATCACAATCTTGCAGCTTTGAACACGTACAACAAGCTTACTATCAACAACGCAGGTGCTGGTAAATCCATGGAGAAACTTTCTTCAGGTATGCGTATTAACCGTGCAGGCGACGATGCAGCAGGTCTTGCAATCTCCGAAAAAATGCGTGCACAAATTCGTGGTTTGGATCAAGCATCTCGTAACTCACAAGATGGTATCTCTTTGATTCAAACAGCTGAGGGTGCACTTAGCGAAACTCATTCAATTCTCCAACGTATGCGTGAACTTGCTGTTCAATCGAACAACGACACATACACAACTTCAGATCGTCAAAAGTTAGGTTCAGAAGTAGTTCAATTGCAAAACGAAATTAACCGTATTGCTTCCCAAACTGAGTTCAATACTAAGAAATTGCTTAACAGTGGTATCTCCGTAACGTTCCAAGTTGGAGCTAACTCTGGTCAAACAATCGGTATGAGCATTAACAAAATGGTTGTAACTGCACTGATCGGAGCTAAAATTGGTTCCACATTCAGTTCTGCTACATTCAGCTCAGTAATTGCAAACATCAACAGCGGTATCAACACAGTGTCCAAAGAGCGTGCAAACCTCGGGGCATACCAAAACCGTCTTGAGCACACTATCAATAACTTGAACACTTCTTCTGAAAATCTTACAGCTGCTGAGTCCCGTATTCGTGACGTAGACATGGCGAAAGAAATGATGAACTTCACTAAAAACAACATTCTTTCCCAAGCTGCACAAGCGATGTTGGCACAAGCAAACCAAGCTCCACAAGGTGTTCTTCAATTGCTTCGTTAA